AGGATATGGTTTAGTTGATTGTATCGACAACAGCAGTTACTTCTTACTTCATAGCGCTAAGTCACTAAAAAACGGTGACCTAGTTCTTATAAAATCACTAAAAGATGCAAGTAGAGACAAAGACACCATAAACAAGCTTTTACTTGAGCATTCATTTTCAGATAAATTAGACCATCCTAATATTTTAAAACCTATTAATTTTATAAACGAAGATGACTGTACAGCCATCATTTATGAGTATTTTCCTGCCAAGCTTCTTTCTCAACTGTTACAAAAAGCCCCTGTTTCAGTAAATGATTTTTTGCCATTAGCTGCCAAGCTAGCAGAAACGGTCAATTATTTACACTCTAAAAAAATAATTCATAAAGATATCACCCCCCATCACATATTGATTAGTGAGGATTTATCTAGCTTTAAATTATTTGGTTTACATATTGCGACCTCTCTTTCGAAGTCTTCACAAAACTTAACTAGCCCGGCAGTTTTAGAAGGTACCCTCGCTTATTTATCACCAGAACAAACCGGGCGTATTAATCGAAAAATAGATTGCCGCAGTGATCTTTATTCTTTGGGTGCCAGTTTTTATGAAATGTTAACCAGTAAACCACCATTTAGTGAACAGGACCAACTAGCCCTAGTGCACTGTCATATTGCTAAAAAAGTTGTACCTGTTAATAAAATTAAAACAAACATTCCAAAAGTTATTGCTGATGTTATTAGTCAGCTACTTCAAAAAAATGCAGAAGATCGTTATCAATCAGCTTGGGGGTTAGCTAAAGATTTACAACTAATTTCAGCTCGGTTTGAAAGTGATCCATCACTCACTAATTTTGAATTACCAAATGTAAACTTCTCAGCATCAGAGCAATTTAGTATTCCGCAGAAGTTATATGGTCGTGACAAAGAAATAGGTGAGTTATTGCAGTCTTTCGAGCGTGTCGCCCGAGGGAGTTGCGAAATCTTTTTAGTATCAGGTTATTCTGGTGTCGGTAAGTCTGCGCTGGTGAAAGAAGTCTATAAACCAATGACAGGAGAATATGGATATTTTAGTTCTGGTAAGTATGATCAGTATCA
The nucleotide sequence above comes from Pseudoalteromonas shioyasakiensis. Encoded proteins:
- a CDS encoding serine/threonine-protein kinase; the encoded protein is MPVPGYGLVDCIDNSSYFLLHSAKSLKNGDLVLIKSLKDASRDKDTINKLLLEHSFSDKLDHPNILKPINFINEDDCTAIIYEYFPAKLLSQLLQKAPVSVNDFLPLAAKLAETVNYLHSKKIIHKDITPHHILISEDLSSFKLFGLHIATSLSKSSQNLTSPAVLEGTLAYLSPEQTGRINRKIDCRSDLYSLGASFYEMLTSKPPFSEQDQLALVHCHIAKKVVPVNKIKTNIPKVIADVISQLLQKNAEDRYQSAWGLAKDLQLISARFESDPSLTNFELPNVNFSASEQFSIPQKLYGRDKEIGELLQSFERVARGSCEIFLVSGYSGVGKSALVKEVYKPMTGEYGYFSSGKYDQYQRNIPYSAITDALNKFCRYILTEPNDELILWRDILNNHLTDKAVHLCNLISDLNLILKIKDIDIPKKI